The following coding sequences are from one Paenibacillus sp. JDR-2 window:
- the mutM gene encoding DNA-formamidopyrimidine glycosylase: MPELPEVETVRRTLIELVAGKRIASVEVKLPRIIQRPAEPEAFEMALAGRTIQTVERRGKFLRVVMDGLVLVSHLRMEGRYGVFPSDEPVELHTHVLFHFDDGTDLRYKDVRQFGTMHLFEPGTEFEMKPLSKLGLEPLENEAFTADALKGLLGKKTGLIKPLLLNQEYVVGLGNIYVDEALFLAGIHPERTADSLKKAEWIRLHEAIVSTLAKAVAAGGSSIKSYVNGQGEMGMFQHQLLVYGRKDEPCASCGRLIEKSVVGGRGTHTCASCQPLPKARKKAVPQV, translated from the coding sequence ATGCCCGAATTGCCAGAGGTAGAAACGGTAAGAAGAACATTAATTGAATTAGTCGCAGGCAAGCGAATTGCTTCGGTAGAAGTGAAGCTGCCGCGTATCATACAACGCCCGGCTGAACCGGAGGCGTTCGAAATGGCGCTTGCCGGACGGACGATCCAAACGGTTGAGCGCCGCGGAAAGTTTTTGAGAGTAGTCATGGACGGTCTTGTGCTGGTCTCCCATCTTCGGATGGAAGGACGCTACGGCGTATTTCCAAGCGACGAGCCTGTCGAGCTTCATACGCATGTCCTGTTCCACTTCGATGACGGAACGGATCTGAGATATAAGGATGTACGTCAATTCGGCACCATGCATCTGTTCGAGCCGGGGACGGAATTCGAGATGAAGCCGCTAAGCAAGCTTGGCCTCGAGCCGCTGGAGAATGAGGCTTTTACAGCGGATGCCTTGAAAGGATTGCTTGGGAAAAAAACAGGTTTAATCAAGCCGCTTCTGTTAAATCAGGAATATGTCGTGGGGCTTGGCAATATTTATGTGGATGAGGCTTTATTCTTAGCGGGCATTCATCCGGAGCGGACAGCGGATTCCTTGAAGAAAGCGGAATGGATCCGTCTGCATGAGGCCATTGTATCGACGCTTGCGAAGGCTGTAGCGGCAGGAGGCTCTTCCATTAAATCCTACGTAAACGGACAAGGCGAAATGGGGATGTTCCAGCACCAGCTGCTGGTGTACGGGAGGAAAGACGAGCCTTGCGCAAGCTGCGGCAGATTAATCGAGAAATCGGTTGTAG